GTTAGCTAGTTGGTAAAGGTAATTTGAAGCGAGTTTTCAGAGCCAGAGCTTGGTCAACTTCCTCCACAGGTTGAAGGCTGTGCCACTGGGCTATGGGTCTTCGGGGATTTGCCAGCATATCTGACCAGTGGCGCAGCTGGTTACCTGTGGCTCGGCAGCTCAGGAACACCTTGCCAATCTGTTCATTCTTTGAAACTTTGTCATGGTCCCATACCGAGATTACTAGGTCCACATTCTGTGAagagaaatggaaaaaagaaaggaaacaaagaagaagaagaggaaaagACAAAGGAAGGGAAGATAGATGAACTCAAATGGCACAATAAAGGGTAATAACAAGGAAGAATGAACAGTGAGAGCAGAGGGCAGAAAGAAATGAATCATAGATAGACCAATATGTTACATTTACCTAtccttttgttttatatttactgtTTCTTTTTCGCTGTGGGCACTTCTATTCAGTTACCATGGCAATGATGCAGATAAAATCAACCTTTAAAACCAATCATGTGAATGTTAAATATAGTACAAAAATCTGAGCCTGGCTGAAATACTCACCTGGATCTGCTCAAAAGCCACATCAAAAGTGAAGACCTCATTGAAATATGGGCTCAAGGTATTCTTCTTAACACCTGTCCTCTTCTTCTTCCACTTCTTCTTATTCAAGATAAGCTGCACTTTAACATAGGGATCTGAAAAAcacaaagaaaggaagagaaggaaggaTGCAGATGACAGAAACAGTGAGGAGAAGAGGAACAAAAAAGGAATGTGGCATGCACACAGAGCAACAATGAGAAGGAGGAAGGATGGAGGTGATAGAAGGAATGTGACAAAGCAACAGAAAAAGGATGGAGATGACAGAACAGGGAAGACAAAGGGAGATAAACATAAGACACAGAGTGAAGTTAGAATGATTAAAAATCAAGACAGATACATAGTGAAATAaataggaggaggaagggagacagaaaataaaagaaaaaaggataCAGGAGAAATGAAGACCAAGAAACAGAATGAAACCCAATAGCAAAAGTTACACAATCAGAGGAAAAATTGAAAGGGAGAATAGACGGATGGTAAAGGAAGTATTAAAGGCatgaaatatagaacaggaaaaaagATCTCAGAATGCCTTAATCATGACAACTGGCTCATTGAATCTCTTTTATTGGTCTTCAAAATGAAACTCTTCTTCCAACTGAAAAGAGTTTATTCAATCATATGAAGTTGGGAgttcatatataaaaaaaaattactgtcaAACTGTAGTTGTCTCAAGAATAAGCTTCAAATTATTAAACAAAACAAGTAAATTACACAAGGCAACTTTACTGAAAAAGATGCATTGTGTGATTTACTGTCTAAATCATTTGAAATTTATGATTGGGATGACTACAGTCTGAcagtcaacattttttttcaaatgaacTCTCAGCTTCATACAATTGAATACACTTTTTTCAGTTGGCAGAGGCATTTTTTTGAAgatcattaagggccctgtttattaaggtgcgttaacatttttaacgcgcctacagttagcgcgcacgctaaccgtgtaggtgcctatagggatattgtaggtgcatacatgaTTACCGTGCATTAACGATGTTAACacacctatagcgtggcttagtaaacagggccctaaatgttctgaggtctttttttttcttctctttttctacTTCAGGAAAATGGTACTGTTGTCTGATTTTGGCAGTCTATTTATTGAAAAACAGTTTCTTTGTGATTGCTTGCTGTCCTCAATATTACAGACACAAAGTAGAACATTAGCTGACAGGATGTGCAAATCCTTCCTATAGCAATTCATGTATGCAAAACACAGTCTGTAACGAGACAGCTGCCATGTCTTCAGTATAGTGTCCTGGTAAGGAAGCACATTCTCTGCTATCAACAAATTAAGAACATCTTCAGTTCCCAGCTAGAGATTTTGAGACTTTTATTTCTTGTCTTCAAACCACAGATACCACTGCCGAGCTGAAAGGTCAGTCTCTGCACATGATAACTTCTTTTTTCCCCATCCCAGGCCCCTCCAGTGAACCCTTGCTTAATCTCACCTGATAATCCACcagtgtccattctcttgagctTTTTGGCCTCCAGGATGACAACAGTTAACTTGCCAGTGCTGGGAACATACCTTAGCGAGAAACAGATCTCTCCTAAGCGATCTTGCTGAAATAAGAGAGAAAAATGTTTGCAGTGAAGCCCTCTTAATTCTtaactccctgccccccccccccccttaaaaattgCACTCTCTCAATCTGGGCCTTATaacctaaaaatattttgtaatcaTTTTGTGCTAACGTGAACGAGGGTGGGCCGGAGCCCAGGTAAGACAGCACCACACAGCAGTTGCAGGTGAAAGGAAATATGGTTTTATTACAAATATGAGGTATAGAtcctgttccattcacaggtaGGGGGAAGCAAATAAGcacaaaaatgttctttaaatgtAAAACACAAAAGGGTTCTTAaatctcaccgaccttattcaacttaatgatgatacccttggccaaactattatcaaaccaaaacctcaacccacacATATACACAGACGACATAACAATCTACataccatttaaacaagatctaaaggaaatttctaaTGACATTAACCAGAGTCTACAAATCATGCAttaatgggcggatgcatttcagctgaaactcaaagCAGAAAAAACCCattgcctaatactcacctctcaacataacacgaacaaattcaccaccattaacacaccaaaactgaatcttccaatttcggaaaccctaaaaattctcggagttaccattgatcgacacctaacacctGAGAATCACGCAAAaaccacaaccaagaagatgttccactcaatgtggaaattaaaaagagtaagacctttcttcccaaggatcgtcttccgtaacctggtaaaatcaatggtacttagccatctagactattgcaacacactctatgctggctgcaaaaagcaaataatcaagaaacttcagacagcccagaacaccgcagctagactcacattcgggaaaacaaaatatgaaagtgccaaacccctacgagaaaagctacattggcttccactcaaaccAAGGCGtcgcgttcaaaatatgtaccctagttcacaaaatcattcacggaaatgccccagcctacatgtcagacctgatagacttaccatccaggaatgctaaaaaatcgtcccgcacattcctcaatcttcacttccccaactgcaaaggcctaaaatataaactaatgcatgcgtcaaccttctcctacttgagcacacaattctggaacgctgtaccacgcaacttaaaaatgatctatgaactaactaacttccgcaaactattgaagacccatctctttaacaaggcataccacaaagagtaacaaatgtgaacccctacacatatatccagaattatcttacgatatttgcttgtcaaaccactatcatgctttatcattatcatgttaaccAAGAtcattatgtaatactaaatgtctattttcttatatatttccattattcatgctgtattgtaagccacattgagcctgcaaagaggtgggaaaatgtgggatacaaatgcaataaataaataaatacataaaatgtagCAAGGTGGCCTGCGCCTGCAGGGCCACAGTGTACAATACTGTTTCTCAGCACAACAGTACACTTTACTTGTCTCTGGCCTGGTTCCCCAGAGTTACTAATATAGTCTCAAGCAGTTACTTGAGTCAAAGTCCAAAGTTGCACAGGTCCAAGTGGaatttggcctacctgactgtagcagttgcagttcacacATAGGTGGTGAAGGCAAATGCAGCGGGTCCTTGCTGCTTTCCTCTGGGACTCCTTAACCTAGCTATGGCCTCAGCTTATACACTTCCTGGACTATGCCCTCCTAGCTCCACCCCTCCCGTGTCACTACCCCCTTGAGTGGGGCTATGgcttttaaggtggctctgacactgtgagggtgTGCTATTAAGGAAGAGGGGCAAAATCCTATAGACCTCCTCACATACCCTTCCCTTCAACTCAACCATACCCAGTTGAGCACCTGCCACTCCTAGTGACCTTCCAACTAAGGCAAGGGCTGCCATTGACACCCAGTGCTCCCAAATTGTTCAAGAAACTCAGaagcccctcccttcctccagacAGGCAAGGCTTCCAAGCACTAGGTGGGGCAATTAACCTGTAGTAGCTACTTGGCCCTGCCATACCAATGGCCTTGAACTAGCTGAATTCTAGGCATGTGACATTAGCTACAGTGGTAGGCAATGGGGTACAGGATTGTTATGCACCAAGTGGCAAAATGTCCCTTCGTCCTCTCTGACTACGAACTGGGTATCATCCAGGGCAGCCACTTCTCCCATGTCATCATCATCTGTTTCACCCTCTTCTCCAGTTCCATCATATCTAACATCCAGCTCCTGGGCCTGAATTCAGGACTTCCTGATCATCTGCATTGAATTCATCACCAGTGGCATCCTCATCCAACTCCTCTTCGTCTGTGACAGTTCCTTATCCTAAGGCTAAATGCAGCAACTCATGAAGGTCACAGGTATTTGAAGCTCAGCTCTAGGGTCTTGACATATTACCTGTGAGACATTAGGGTCCACAGCTGGCTCATTCTGTAACCTCCAGAAAACTCCTCACAAGTCAACCTGGATTTGCAATCCAAAAGGGATAGGATCTGACCACTGTGTGAATTGAGGCcaccctgctactactactacttatcacttctatagcgcttgGGGTAATGGCAGCACCCCCATCCGGGCTTTTAGGGCATCTGGGCTCATTACACTTGCGAGGGTCTCTCGTAGTCATTTGCAAATCTATGTGATCCACCAACCAGTTGGTTAAGCTTTCTGGCAGATCTGTTGTAAGTACCTCAGGGCATGCTCTGGACACTGACAGTCTGCCTAGGCTTTCTGGCAGTGATTATGCCTTTACTGCAGTATCTGCCCTTGACGCTCCTATCGATGGGTTCCTGTAATCGCTCAACTTGATTTGTCTTCCATGCTGCTCGCTTAGAAGTGTTTTCCCCATAAGAAAGTTGTCTGCAAGATGTCTTCAGACCACTGGGTTGGATGAACTTTTAGCAATAGGCAAAGTTTCTCCATAAGACTGACATTCTCAGAAACCAGGAATAGACTCACAGAACTGGTGGCAACCAGGACGTGACAGGTGTCCCACACACCTGCCCTCTTTAAAGGTGAGTACTCTTTCTGCTCCCAAGCAGTGGACCTCAAGTATTTCACTTCACACTCCAGGGTTTGCATTTCCATGCTGCAGCTCCATTCACCCAATATGTCCCTCCTCTGGGAAGCCTCCTTGAGCTGGGTAACTAAACCTTCCAGTTCCTTGTACATCTCTTGCTGGGACACTTCTGTTTGGGCCAGCTGAGCTTGGACCTTCTCCAGCTGTTTTCTCAGAACTCAGGTGGTATGgtccagggctgctgcttccCCCAGTGTTCTTGCACTTGAAGTTGTAGTGCAGTATTCATGCTGGCCAGCATTTGGATTTGCACTAGCACCATATCATAACTCCACTTGGTTCCCATCAGTTGCCCTTGCAACTCAAAGTACTGCCATTGGGATACTACAAATGCCAGCTTTTGTTGCAGTTACTTGAGTCAAAGTCCAAAGTTGCAAGGGTCCAAGTTAAACTTGGCCTATCTGACTGTAGCAGTTGCAATTCACACATAGGCGGTGGAGGCAAATGCAGTGGGGCATCGCTGCTTCCCTtagggcctccttaacctagctatgTCCTCAGCTTAGATGTTatatgccctcctggctccacccctcccgtgtcacttcccccttgggtgggactatggattttaaggtggctctgacactgtgagggagtgctaTTATTGGAAGAGGTGCAGTGTCCTACAGATTCCCTAACATCTTTCATTTTCTGGCCCAATGACCACTAGTCAGGCAATGCCGAGTCAAGCTGTGTTACTGTTTTCTTTAGCTAAAGTCACTAATGGTTACAGAAATTGGCAATTTTTCATCACTGGGGCAATGATAGAACACAATATTGACAATTCTCCCAGTTTTGAACATTGTATCTTGTGCCCTTCACTTCTATTAGCAATTTCTGGAAGGGAAAACATTCTGCAAGTGAAAACATGTGCAAAGAGCACTGggtgtggaggggtgggggggggggggggtagaatcaTGCTCAGTCCTTAAGTTCAGGCATTCAAAGCAGAAGTCCTGCAGCTCTTTTAGTTCTGTACTTGTGTCTGTGGAACAGTTTCTCTGTTAGGCATTGCAGAAAATGAAATCCTTGGGCAAAATCTGAGCTGTTTCAGACTTATGCAGGAAGGGCCAGTACAAGAGTATTGAGTGTCCAGCCTTGTgtacccacccaccctccatccctATGCCAGTAGTTCACAAACCTGTTCTGGACAACCACCCTCTGTACACCACTGGTAGCCTAAGAATGTTTTATCCATTCCCCATTCTGAGGCACTTCCCTTTCTGCTATACTTATGATGTCCTCTATAGAGACCCAAAATGTACAGCTTAGGCTTTGCAGTAGCTGAGAACTCTCACTGTAGCATTGAGATACTGGCTCTGTTTTCCATATGTGCAGCCAGAACTGGAGGATCTGGATGCTCAGCTCAAGAACGAGAAGAGGGGTTTTCAGAATCAGGATATGCCTCGTGCAGTGATTCTCACACTTTCTAGGTTCATGGTGTCCTTAGCGTTTAAGTAATTTTTTCATGGTACCCCTAGACCATACATTTCCTCTCAGGTCTtcttctccccctgctctccacgGTAGCCTAGAGTTCTAACTTTGCtagcagggatgcccaagccccacctgtTGAAGCAGTCTGCTGCCTGAGACCCAAGCACCATACTGCCTAAGTAGCAAGGAAATCGGCAGCATGCCCTTGCCACCGATGCTGGCACTCCGttgcatgctcagttcaacatGAATCATGCCGCCAACCTCAGGCAGCATGGAGCTTGGGGCTTGGGCAGCAGaccgcttcagctggcgggacttgaacatccctgccagccattccaCAGGTGCCACAATTTTGAAGGGGGTCTTAAAATATCCCACAGCTCCCCTGTGATTTTGCtgtggtgcacagtttgggaaacactgccctaatgaatatgcatttgacagatttgcatataatggaggtgacaggcatgcaaatctgtctcatgcatattcattagtgataacctgaaaacccaaatggctGGTGGTCCCCTCAGGACAAGTTTGAGAACAGTTGCCCCAGacagcccaaccccccccccccttgttatttttttaataactAAACTCAACAATCAAGATCATATTAATGCCACTCCAAGAGCAATCCTGTAAAATATATAATTAGATATTGCACTTTTAAATCttaaattttatttcattatatatAAATAGCGTTGAATATAAATGGTAAGCATTGACCACCGGAACTGCTACTAAACATATTCATTACCCACTTTGCAGTTGAATGTTGCTGCTGTATGGATAATTTTTGGTTGATGCCCTTGCTTTGCTTTCCCTGTGCCCCTTCACTACATGGATAGAGCCAAGGTGGTTAGATGCATTTTCACCTGGCTTtatcctggctttgaatatctgtggGTAAGAAGTTATAGTTTACCAACTGCTGGTGTAtaatttcctttgaaaattaatcCCATAATCAATgttctcccttgccctctccccACCCTTCTGTGTTGGGAACAGACCTCAATCTTGCTGGGGGTGCTAAGTTCTTGCCACTCCTCAATCACATGCTGCAGGTCACAGTCAGCCAGTGGCAGCCGCAGCTCTCCAATGCTGTCATGCTTGGAGAAACGGTTGAAATCATACACCTGAAGAACCACAGCAGTGTCCGCCACATCTGCCTGCggcatctgaaagagaaaagggGTCATGCCTGTGTTTGGTGCTTGAGCTTTAACAAGAAAAGATGGGGCATCGTCCCCAGGCTAGGACATTGTACTACGAGAGTGAAGGAAGCCCGTAGCCTCTGTCTCTCCTCCCTTTTATCCAGTATAGCCCTATCTCTCTAtatcagtctttctctctctcatcctccgaacccatccagtcttgcctaatttctctctcgctctctcttttccctcctatCCACTGCGGCCCTGCAGCACAGTCttgctccctccccacccccaacatgtgCACCTCTGCCGGGCCCGcgctaataaactaccatgggagtCACGCGGGACCCGGCTCTCTGCAGTGCCGCTAGTGCTTCCTGCACCAGTCCTagaagtttacatcagaggatGCGGGCTTGGCACAGGAAGCACTAGCGGTGCTGCTGAAAGCTGGGCCCCATGCGTCTaccatggtagtttattagcgTGAGCCTGGCAGAGGTGCAACAGAAGGGAGGAAGCAAGACTGTGCTGCAGGGCcatggtggatgggaggggagagagagtgggCCCTGCACACGGTGAAGGTGCAGTTCAGGCTGGGAAGGCAACTGAGCCTGACAACAACAAAGTAATAGCTAATCAACAGCTGTTCTGGGCAGGTGTAGAGGGTGGGGAATAAGGTTTCCAGTTTATGTCAGACCCTGGCTTGCTTCTGAGTGGGCCTGAACTTCTGGccccagctcagctgtttttttGGAACCAGAGGTCGGGCCCAAATAGCCGCAATCCACATCTGACATTGCTTGGAAAGCCTGTagagagggagaagcagagagacagaaaatactatttttttaactactttccaaaataagccccataggcacctatatatatatttataaaatattagcatttGCAGCAGAAATCACATATTATTTTATAATCAACACACATACTTCCCATGCTCCATCCAGGCTACACATACTGGCAAAGTGCATACCTTCTTGCAAGGCAAGTGCATTTAagccattcagtattttataaaaggtcttTGATGTGCATATATGGCCACACATGCTTGAAAAAcaccttataaaattatccctttaTTGACTATAaacctcttctcttcctgctgagAGTAATGGAACCTAGATTCTGACCATGATTCCTGAAAAAAAGGGGAATTCATTCTCCATTCTCAGTCCGTCCGGAGGTGCCCCTTTCTACTATTCTTACAAAATAAGAACAGATTCATTTTCAGTGAGGATATACCACTGGGCTTGTTAGTTGCACGCTTGATTGTATCACATCAGCCATTACTGGGTTACTTTGCTCATGCTTCCACCACCATCATGACAGCAGAAGGAGCTGGAAGTTTGTGTGAGGGTCAAGGGACAGAGTTAGAAACACAGAACCAGTTATAACAGCTGTGAGGTCTGCAGAAATCTCTCAGCTCCCTGGTAGGACCATTGAACCCTTACTGAGAAGGTGAAGCTCTCATTGAAGACGGGATTCAGTGTCTTGCGGTAAACCTTTGTCTCATACTTCTTTTTCCTGTCGGACGTCAGGTAAACAATGACATATGGGTCAGACGTCCCCCCACTGTCCATGGCCTTTAGATCTGCAGCTTGCTTCACTCCAACTGTGATCTGGATAAAAACAGAGGAAAGAGACTACGAGTCAAAATTGTATCTTCGGTGTGAACCAAGGCTGCACCCAGCAGTAACATACAGTATCCTCATGGAGcatggaagaaaaggaggcatcaATAAGACAGAGACACAaacggggcaattctataaattggtgccttgGGTTATGTGCCCTGATGCCTCGCACTTAGCGTCAACTCTATAATGGCACATTGGCgcaaagattccattatagaataataacATATGTCAACATTGGTGGGTCCATTTTTAGGCATGCCCTAATATACTATGTTAATGGCAGGTATAAGTTGTCACCTATGTGTGCCAAGTGACACGTGTAATTTATAGTATCCTGTAAACTGTCCATAGCTGGGAGACATgctcatgctctgcccacattCCATCCATATGTagcccccccttgcagttaggtgctatGGTATTTAGGCgataccttatagaatagagaaggaaaaattctagacctagtccttagtggagtacatgatctggtgcaggaggtaggggtctcttgataacagtgatcataatatgatcagatttgatatcggcttttaactttcaaaaaggagactatgataaaaagaagaacggtgaaaaaaaaacttagaggagcagctgtgaaggttaaaaatttacatcatacctggatgctgttcaaaaataccatcctggaagcccagttcaaatatattccatgtattaaacaaggaggaaggaagaccaaacgacagccagcatgattacaaagtgaggtgaaggaagagctaaaagaaaatccttcagaaaaaggaagaaggaatgaccgaaaataataagaaacagcacaaggaatggcaagtcaaatgcaaagcgctgataaagaaggcaaagagggactttgaaaaaaagattgtgttggaggcaaaaacacatagtaaaacaatTTTTAGGTAAAGCAAGAACCCAGCAAAAAAATCGATTGGACCACTAGacgaccaaggggtaaaaggggcaatcagggatgacaaagcaatagcaaagaaattaaatgaattctttgcttcggtcttcaccaaggaagatttgggagagataccagtgccagaaatggtgttcaaagctgacgaatcagagaaactgaataaaatttctataaacctggaagatgtaatggcacagtttgacaaattgaagaatagcaaatcgccTGAACCAGAAGGTgttcatcccaaagtactgatagaattgaaaaatgaacttgtggaactattgtgagtaatatgtaatttatctttaaaatcaagcatggtaccagaagattgtagtgtggccaatgtaacaccaatttttaaaaaggttccagaggagatctaggaaattatagaccagtgagcctgacatcagtgccaggcaaaatggtagagactattataaagaacaaaattatagagcatattcaaaagtatggattaattagacaaaagccaacatggatttagtgaagggaaatcttgtttcaccaatctattatatttctttgaaagggtgaacaaacgtggataaaggtgagctggtcgatattgtgtatctggattttcaaaaggcgttcaatacaaggttccacgttaggagtcaccgaccaggaaagggatctaggtgtcattgttgacacgttgaaaccctctgctcagagtgcagcggcggctaagaaagcaaatagaatgctacatgttattaggaagggaatggaaacaatgaggacattataaagcctttgtattgctccatggtgtgaccgcacctggaatattgtgttcaattctggtcaccgcatctccaaaaagatatagtagaattaggaaaggtacagagaagggtgacaaaaatgataaagatggtgggatgacttccctgtgagaaaaggctaaagcagctagggctcttcagcttggagaaaagacggttaaggggagatatgatagagttctataaaataaggagtggagtggaacaggtagaagtgaatcgcttgtttactgttttcaaaaataccagaactagggggcatgcaatgaaactacaaagtagtaaatttaaaacgaattggagacagtttttcttcactcaatgtgtaattaaactctggaatttgttgccagagaatgtagtagcagcagttagcttagtgggatttaaaaaaggtttggatggcttcctaaaggaaaagtccatagaccattattaaaatggacttggggaaaatccattgcttatttctaggataagcagcataaaatgtacttttttgggatcttgctaggtacttgtgacctagattggccacttttggaaacaggatgctgggcttgatggaccttcggtctgtcccagtatggaggtacttatgtaagtacttatgtacacagAGGCACCTGTCAATTAATGGCACCTTTGATCCACATAAGTGGCACGTTCCTCTAGGTGCTAGTTTACATAATTGCCCCATAAATAATCTAAAAAATGTATATCACCCTTTCATGTAGTAGAGCTGAGATTAATAGaatcatggaggggcattttcaatacgacGTCTAAGTCgagtttggacattttgcgctaaacgtcccaaatctgaatagaaaacatgaccatttttgaaaccacaaaggaccagattctatatatggcacctaaaaaaatccacacggaattaagtatattctataagatttaggcgtcatgtatagaatacgcttagtcgataccatagcgcctaaatctacttgtgcccatttacaccaataaaaacctggtataaatccctgtgcatagatttaggtgcactgacctGTATTCTGCAATTACACAtgaaaattttggaatgcccatgaaatgcccataaacaCGCCCCTTTTAAGCTATGCACATGTATTTTGAACTGCATACTTTGCAATTTAGGCacaattctttatagaatacgcttagtgatttccatgcataaattgtgATAATTGCTTAGTGCGGTTAAAATTGCTGATTACCTTGTTGCATCAATTAAGATATGCGCATATCTCTGCAcggaatctaggcaccatatatagaatccaagggaagacgtctatcttttttttttcttcaaaaataccatttgtaacaaggttttgtgctctgtgcgtttattttttcaggccatttccaaaaaaagaaaaacatacaaataaaaaacgtaaaaaaatcaagccattgggatgtaggaggggccagtatttttagcagactggtccctcagAAATCCC
This portion of the Microcaecilia unicolor chromosome 4, aMicUni1.1, whole genome shotgun sequence genome encodes:
- the LOC115469001 gene encoding synaptotagmin-2-like, yielding MPDKEASYNVSTTTVRANVTITTTAPGFIDNILNKIPLPRWAIIAIAAAAGLLLLLCILCIIVKCCCRKRKQKKKERITLGNINGSTTASLVQPDLEDLDAQLKEEKRGRLQYSLEYNFRRQEITVGVKQAADLKAMDSGGTSDPYVIVYLTSDRKKKYETKVYRKTLNPVFNESFTFSMPQADVADTAVVLQVYDFNRFSKHDSIGELRLPLADCDLQHVIEEWQELSTPSKIEQDRLGEICFSLRYVPSTGKLTVVILEAKKLKRMDTGGLSDPYVKVQLILNKKKWKKKRTGVKKNTLSPYFNEVFTFDVAFEQIQNVDLVISVWDHDKVSKNEQIGKVFLSCRATGNQLRHWSDMLANPRRPIAQWHSLQPVEEVDQALALKTRFKLPLPTS